The Bacteroidota bacterium genome includes a window with the following:
- the serS gene encoding serine--tRNA ligase translates to MLDLKFIRENPDVVRQGIENKNEKNRIDEVLELDKKRREILVIADDLKSKRNRVSDEVARLKKAKEDATSLIEEMKGVGEDIKKYNEELAVVEADLNNILAYIPNLPHSSVPVGKSAADNVEVRRWLPDGYNLDDPTVVPDHLQIGKNLKILDFERGTKISGSGFPLYMGDGATLERALFNFFLDFHLEHHGYQEVMTPFIVNRDSMKGTGQIPKMEEDMYTCERDGMYLIPTAEVPITNIYRSEVLDESSLPIKYCGYSPCFRREAGSYGKDTKGFLRVHQFNKVEMVKFAKPEGSYDELEKLVNDAEDILKALNIPYRVLMLCTGDLSFSAAKCYDIEVWSPAEKKWLEASSCSNFEDFQARRANIKYRRSEDKKLEFIHTLNGSGLATSRLMVSLLENNLRPDGKLNVPEALRPYLRKDIIG, encoded by the coding sequence ATGTTAGACTTAAAATTTATAAGAGAGAATCCCGATGTTGTAAGACAGGGAATCGAAAACAAAAATGAAAAAAACAGAATTGATGAAGTACTCGAACTCGACAAAAAGAGGAGAGAAATTCTCGTTATCGCCGATGATCTGAAGTCGAAGAGGAACAGGGTAAGCGACGAGGTGGCAAGGCTTAAAAAAGCCAAGGAAGATGCCACTTCCCTCATAGAGGAGATGAAAGGTGTCGGAGAGGATATAAAAAAGTATAACGAAGAGCTTGCAGTAGTGGAAGCGGATTTGAACAACATACTCGCTTACATTCCCAACCTGCCGCATTCATCAGTACCCGTCGGAAAATCTGCCGCTGATAATGTTGAAGTGAGAAGATGGCTTCCCGATGGATATAATCTTGATGACCCGACCGTGGTTCCCGACCATCTTCAGATTGGCAAAAATCTGAAAATCCTCGATTTTGAGAGGGGAACAAAGATTTCAGGTTCCGGTTTCCCCCTCTACATGGGAGACGGAGCCACTCTTGAGAGAGCACTTTTCAACTTTTTCCTCGATTTCCATCTTGAGCATCACGGATATCAGGAAGTGATGACCCCCTTTATAGTGAATCGTGATTCGATGAAAGGGACGGGACAGATTCCGAAAATGGAAGAGGATATGTACACCTGTGAAAGAGACGGGATGTATCTTATTCCGACTGCGGAGGTGCCGATTACCAATATTTACAGAAGCGAGGTTCTTGATGAGTCCTCACTTCCGATAAAATACTGCGGATACTCCCCCTGTTTCAGACGGGAAGCGGGTTCTTATGGCAAGGATACCAAGGGATTTTTAAGAGTTCACCAGTTTAATAAGGTAGAGATGGTGAAGTTCGCAAAACCTGAAGGTTCTTACGATGAACTTGAAAAACTTGTGAATGATGCCGAAGATATTCTGAAAGCCTTGAATATTCCATACAGAGTTCTGATGCTTTGTACCGGAGATTTAAGTTTTTCGGCAGCGAAATGCTATGACATCGAAGTGTGGTCACCCGCTGAAAAGAAATGGCTCGAAGCCTCTTCCTGCAGTAACTTTGAAGATTTTCAAGCCCGGAGAGCAAACATAAAATATCGCCGTTCGGAGGATAAAAAGCTTGAGTTCATTCATACATTGAACGGTTCAGGGCTTGCCACCAGCCGGTTGATGGTTTCACTTCTCGAAAACAATCTCAGACCTGACGGCAAACTCAATGTTCCCGAAGCTCTAAGACCATATCTCAGAAAAGATATTATCGGATAG
- a CDS encoding DUF5362 domain-containing protein has protein sequence MQNDFIMNSMMSKLAADSKFVGIFMMVVGGLVCLTLFGIPFGLPYLFAGIRAKDAGAQIEQFMMTNDNVIKTNAYENYQKHFFILKVLFIVGIVVAILAILIFVFVFAAMISSISRSGVH, from the coding sequence ATGCAGAATGATTTTATAATGAACAGTATGATGTCAAAGCTGGCAGCCGACTCGAAATTCGTGGGAATTTTCATGATGGTTGTCGGCGGGTTGGTTTGTCTTACACTTTTCGGGATACCGTTTGGTCTTCCATATTTATTTGCCGGAATCAGAGCCAAGGATGCCGGAGCACAAATCGAACAATTTATGATGACAAACGACAATGTGATAAAAACGAATGCCTATGAGAACTATCAGAAGCATTTTTTCATATTGAAGGTTTTGTTTATAGTCGGAATTGTAGTTGCGATTCTTGCAATTCTGATTTTTGTATTCGTCTTTGCAGCAATGATTTCGAGTATTTCAAGATCGGGAGTACACTAA
- a CDS encoding DUF5362 domain-containing protein encodes MENNYYEKNIITKLGSDAKFVGILNIIIGVLNCLSLYGIPSGVLTIITGMKAKDAGNHFQNYATYGDEAEEYRAIENLGNYFKWMKISIIVGIVIMAIVFIISLSAGGSLFKIPKGRYTQL; translated from the coding sequence ATGGAAAACAACTACTACGAAAAGAACATTATCACAAAGCTTGGTTCCGATGCCAAATTTGTCGGTATTCTTAATATCATCATCGGTGTTCTCAACTGTCTTTCGCTGTACGGAATTCCTTCAGGAGTTCTTACGATTATTACCGGGATGAAGGCAAAGGATGCGGGAAACCATTTCCAAAATTATGCAACTTACGGGGATGAGGCTGAAGAATACAGAGCCATCGAAAATCTCGGAAACTACTTCAAATGGATGAAAATATCGATCATAGTGGGGATTGTGATCATGGCGATCGTTTTCATTATTTCCCTCTCTGCCGGAGGCAGTCTTTTCAAGATCCCCAAGGGTAGATACACTCAGCTTTAG
- a CDS encoding MerR family transcriptional regulator, whose translation MKETLEFPINVVAKLTGLSSHLIRAWEKRYSAITPSRTGTNRRVYTEEAIEKLKLLKLLTSKGYSIGNVASLGISRLKDMLGQPELHHHLPGVEPKSEGDIITRCLKAIEEYDSQKLETELIKSSLQFTLLELFDKVITPLMHKTGDLWRVGKLRPAHEHLAIETIKRFLRGIQAGFSIHSAAPVMVVCSPANQLHDLGAFMTTFAASSEGWKTVFLGSNLPAEDIAAAALRVNAKAIALSIVYPDDDPYLSSDIQKMGILLPKSIKIIFGGQSVYGYKKEIDSIGGIIAGNMTALRNVMHSIRKK comes from the coding sequence ATGAAAGAAACTTTAGAATTCCCCATAAATGTCGTCGCAAAACTTACAGGCCTTTCGTCCCATCTCATCAGGGCGTGGGAAAAAAGGTATTCTGCAATTACTCCGTCAAGAACAGGTACGAACAGGAGGGTATATACTGAAGAAGCGATCGAAAAGCTGAAATTGCTAAAGCTCCTCACCTCAAAAGGTTACTCGATAGGGAATGTGGCTTCCCTTGGTATATCGCGTCTCAAGGATATGCTGGGACAGCCGGAGCTTCACCACCATCTCCCCGGTGTGGAGCCCAAAAGTGAGGGAGACATCATCACACGATGCCTGAAAGCGATTGAGGAATACGACTCACAGAAACTCGAAACAGAGCTGATTAAATCCTCACTTCAGTTTACCTTGCTGGAATTGTTCGACAAAGTGATTACTCCTCTCATGCATAAAACAGGTGACCTTTGGCGGGTTGGTAAACTAAGACCGGCACATGAGCATCTCGCAATTGAAACGATAAAAAGATTTCTGAGAGGAATTCAGGCAGGTTTCTCGATTCATTCTGCTGCCCCCGTCATGGTGGTTTGTTCTCCGGCAAACCAGTTGCACGATCTCGGTGCATTCATGACCACATTCGCGGCTTCATCTGAAGGATGGAAAACCGTTTTTCTGGGTTCGAACCTTCCCGCAGAAGATATAGCAGCCGCTGCACTCCGGGTAAATGCAAAGGCTATTGCATTGAGCATCGTCTATCCGGATGACGATCCATATCTCTCCTCTGATATCCAGAAAATGGGGATTCTTCTTCCCAAAAGCATTAAAATCATCTTTGGCGGGCAATCGGTCTATGGCTACAAGAAGGAAATCGACAGCATTGGGGGTATTATAGCCGGAAATATGACCGCACTTCGGAATGTGATGCACTCGATTAGAAAAAAATAA
- the priA gene encoding primosomal protein N' has protein sequence MRFLQVSFPLPVDSLFTYSVPVTLYDEVEIGKRVVAPFGQRTLTGFIVGMTDDPPFDDLSKIKKIIRVLDKHPVFDEKKLKFYQWLSSFYMSSLGEALKLTDPYGTSIQSEKIVYSDRETIEKFIGNEKNTSSTRYKVMDLLLKKEKYTLKQLQNLTGVKSIINPLKKMEQEGILTIDDGLSKPKVKTKTERYVRLAKSLEEIYSVIPEIERRSPKQVTVLLKLASFRTKEAPSGKLLKVVSGSSSSINGLVEKGLVEVYDKVVDRVYHETYNEELKQFDLSPDQEKVISAVSVHITNKSFKPFLLHGVTGSGKTQVYIELIKKTIAKGESCLLLVPEISLTPQMTARLVQNFGDKVAVIHSRVSPGERHDAWMRIASGKCKVVTGARSALFAPLNDIGLIIVDEEHDSSYKQEEIPPKYHARDAAVVLAKHNDCPILMGSATPSIESMHNARSGKYTLLELPERVDGATLPDLKLVNTTEMKKKGEMENVFSKLLLSKIDEKIKKGEGVILLQNRRGFATQVYCVECGNLEKCDNCSVGMIYHIKTNNIKCHYCNSVKPMPKACTVCGSRNVKLFGTGTERVEDELQSYFPDARIERIDSDTISEKGKLGEILNKFRDGEIDVLVGTQMVSKGLDFPRVTLVGVISAEASLWMPDFRAEERTFQMLTQVSGRAGRSNLPGEVIIQTYDSNHPLLKLVLNGDYPGFFNRDVQSREFRLYPPFSNLCLAETKDKDPIKASNALIDLYKEMFNYNRNVSILPPSAAVLSKLKNEFRFQMLIKTSKKVDPSASILRETITKAHEIWRKKSKHKDIRIVFDMNPYSVV, from the coding sequence ATGCGTTTCCTCCAGGTATCTTTCCCGCTTCCGGTTGATTCTCTTTTTACCTACTCGGTTCCGGTAACGCTTTATGATGAAGTGGAGATCGGGAAACGGGTGGTTGCCCCTTTTGGTCAGAGAACTCTAACGGGATTTATTGTCGGGATGACGGATGACCCCCCCTTTGATGATCTGAGTAAAATCAAAAAAATTATTCGGGTACTCGACAAGCATCCCGTTTTTGACGAAAAAAAGTTGAAATTTTATCAGTGGCTCTCTTCTTTTTACATGAGTTCGCTCGGAGAGGCACTAAAACTTACCGACCCCTACGGCACTTCCATTCAGTCTGAAAAAATTGTTTACTCCGACCGTGAAACGATCGAGAAATTTATCGGAAATGAAAAAAACACCTCATCCACACGATACAAAGTGATGGATCTGCTTCTGAAGAAGGAGAAATATACCCTAAAACAACTCCAAAATCTGACGGGTGTGAAGTCGATAATCAATCCTTTGAAGAAAATGGAGCAGGAGGGAATTCTCACTATCGATGACGGACTAAGCAAGCCCAAGGTTAAAACCAAAACCGAACGGTATGTCAGACTTGCAAAATCACTTGAAGAGATATATTCGGTGATACCCGAAATCGAGAGACGCTCCCCTAAACAGGTTACTGTGCTTCTGAAGCTTGCATCTTTCAGAACGAAGGAAGCCCCCTCGGGAAAACTGCTAAAAGTGGTATCAGGCTCTTCAAGTTCCATAAACGGACTTGTGGAAAAAGGTCTTGTGGAGGTTTATGACAAGGTGGTTGACAGAGTTTACCACGAAACCTACAACGAGGAATTGAAGCAGTTCGATCTCTCACCGGACCAGGAAAAAGTGATCTCTGCCGTTTCTGTGCATATTACAAATAAAAGTTTCAAACCCTTTCTGCTTCATGGAGTAACGGGAAGCGGTAAAACCCAGGTTTATATCGAACTGATAAAGAAGACCATTGCAAAGGGGGAAAGTTGCCTCCTTCTCGTTCCTGAAATCTCGCTGACTCCTCAAATGACGGCGAGACTCGTTCAAAATTTCGGAGATAAGGTTGCAGTAATTCACAGCAGGGTCTCCCCGGGAGAGAGGCATGATGCATGGATGAGAATAGCATCGGGAAAGTGCAAGGTTGTCACAGGTGCGCGCTCGGCTCTGTTTGCACCGCTGAATGATATCGGCCTGATAATAGTGGATGAGGAACACGATTCCAGTTACAAACAGGAGGAAATACCCCCGAAATATCATGCCCGGGATGCTGCAGTGGTTCTCGCAAAGCACAATGACTGTCCAATTTTGATGGGCTCTGCCACCCCCTCCATCGAGTCGATGCATAATGCCCGTTCAGGCAAATACACACTTCTCGAACTCCCCGAAAGAGTTGATGGTGCTACACTTCCCGACTTAAAACTTGTAAACACCACCGAAATGAAGAAAAAAGGAGAGATGGAGAATGTCTTCTCGAAGCTCCTTCTGAGTAAAATCGATGAGAAAATCAAAAAGGGGGAAGGGGTTATTCTCCTCCAAAACAGACGGGGGTTTGCCACTCAGGTTTACTGTGTCGAGTGTGGCAACCTTGAAAAGTGTGACAACTGCTCTGTGGGAATGATCTACCACATAAAAACGAACAACATCAAATGTCACTATTGCAACTCCGTAAAACCAATGCCAAAAGCGTGCACAGTATGCGGCTCCCGAAATGTGAAACTATTTGGGACGGGCACTGAGAGAGTGGAAGATGAATTGCAGTCATATTTCCCCGATGCCCGGATTGAAAGAATTGACTCCGATACAATCTCGGAAAAAGGGAAACTTGGAGAGATTCTGAATAAATTCAGGGATGGTGAAATTGATGTGCTGGTAGGAACTCAGATGGTTTCGAAAGGACTTGATTTCCCCCGCGTTACCCTCGTCGGTGTGATTTCAGCGGAGGCTTCATTATGGATGCCCGATTTCAGAGCAGAGGAGAGAACTTTTCAGATGCTGACTCAGGTCAGCGGCAGGGCGGGCAGAAGCAACCTCCCCGGTGAAGTGATTATCCAGACTTATGATTCGAATCATCCCCTCCTTAAGCTGGTGTTGAATGGCGATTATCCGGGATTTTTTAACAGGGATGTGCAAAGTCGCGAATTCAGGCTCTATCCCCCGTTCTCAAACCTCTGCCTCGCCGAGACAAAGGATAAAGACCCGATAAAGGCAAGTAATGCCCTTATTGATTTGTACAAAGAGATGTTTAATTACAACAGAAATGTCTCAATTCTTCCCCCCTCTGCGGCAGTCCTCTCAAAACTGAAAAACGAGTTTCGCTTCCAGATGCTCATAAAAACTTCCAAAAAGGTCGATCCCTCTGCTTCAATCCTTAGAGAAACCATTACCAAAGCTCACGAAATCTGGCGGAAAAAATCAAAACACAAAGATATCAGAATTGTCTTTGATATGAATCCCTATTCAGTGGTTTAG
- the lysA gene encoding diaminopimelate decarboxylase: MQHFEDNFWHYQNNKLFCENIPVEEIISAEDTPAYIYSKASLVKRCREFDAAFKNVPHKVFYAVKSNSNINVIRIIYNEGFGLDVNSGGEFYRALKAGAHPSRMIMTGVGKTLEEIRLAVESEVLMIKAESKLEVEMINEIAGELGKKASVALRVNPDIVVQTHPNISTAKSGVKFGIDPGPAMDIFLNHKNYQNIEFTGIDVHLGSQILSFDPYFETLKKLRLFMSKLEDRGLKLKHLDLGGGFGSPYHGGDIFHIKEFGEQVAPILNDFNCEIFFEPGRFITSNCGALISKVLYTKESGNKNILLLDTSMTEIIRPILYQSYHEILPVELINSRERITYDVVGPVCESSDYLAKGRELQKGEPGDLVAIMSAGAYASVMSSNYNVRRKPPEIIVDGSAWHIARSRETYDHLIYDERVIDDLIKIP, encoded by the coding sequence ATGCAACACTTTGAAGATAACTTTTGGCACTACCAAAATAACAAACTATTTTGTGAAAACATCCCTGTTGAAGAAATAATTTCTGCTGAAGACACTCCGGCTTACATTTACAGCAAAGCTTCGCTCGTTAAAAGATGCCGCGAGTTTGATGCCGCTTTCAAAAATGTACCTCACAAAGTCTTTTATGCAGTAAAATCAAACTCAAATATCAATGTAATCAGAATAATCTATAACGAAGGATTTGGTCTCGATGTGAACTCGGGCGGTGAATTCTATCGCGCCCTTAAAGCCGGTGCCCATCCAAGCCGGATGATAATGACCGGCGTCGGAAAAACTCTCGAAGAAATCCGCCTCGCAGTTGAGTCTGAAGTACTCATGATAAAAGCTGAATCGAAGCTTGAAGTGGAAATGATAAACGAAATTGCTGGCGAACTGGGGAAAAAGGCTTCGGTGGCATTGCGTGTAAATCCGGATATTGTTGTCCAGACACATCCAAATATCTCAACTGCTAAAAGCGGTGTAAAGTTTGGAATCGATCCGGGACCTGCAATGGATATTTTTCTGAATCATAAGAACTATCAAAACATCGAATTCACAGGAATTGATGTCCACCTTGGTTCACAGATCCTGTCGTTCGACCCTTACTTCGAGACTCTGAAAAAACTAAGGTTATTCATGAGTAAACTCGAAGATCGCGGTTTGAAATTAAAACACCTCGATCTCGGCGGAGGTTTCGGGTCACCCTACCACGGCGGGGATATCTTCCATATTAAAGAATTTGGAGAGCAGGTGGCTCCAATACTGAATGATTTTAACTGTGAAATATTCTTCGAACCGGGAAGATTCATCACATCAAACTGCGGAGCCCTTATCAGCAAAGTGCTCTACACAAAAGAAAGCGGAAATAAAAATATTCTCCTTCTCGACACTTCCATGACAGAAATTATCCGCCCGATTCTTTACCAAAGTTACCACGAAATCCTTCCGGTAGAACTTATTAACTCCCGTGAGCGTATAACATACGATGTTGTCGGACCGGTCTGCGAATCGAGTGATTATCTCGCCAAAGGAAGGGAACTGCAAAAAGGTGAACCGGGAGATCTCGTAGCAATAATGTCTGCAGGTGCATATGCTTCGGTAATGTCGTCAAATTACAATGTCAGAAGAAAACCACCTGAAATAATTGTGGATGGCAGTGCCTGGCATATAGCTCGCAGCCGTGAAACCTATGACCACCTCATCTATGATGAGAGAGTAATTGATGACTTGATCAAAATACCTTAA
- a CDS encoding deoxyribodipyrimidine photo-lyase, translating to MQKQIVVDERRIRLLQEGTNRNGVVVYWMSRDQRADDNWALLFALQTANRRQMPLMVVFTLVPNFLEATERQYNFMIKGLMEVERVLRNHLIPFKVLLGSPETTLPQFLKEIRASALICDFDPLKIKRIWKRDVAKQINIPFYEVDAHNVVPVLNVSNKEEFGAYTLRPKIHRLLPELLTDFPVLFEPVVKESYPERVDWDSVNSSLVINRGVKESEHFHPGSGSATKALQNFLIRKIEFYDDKRNDPTEDYQSDLSPYFHFGKLAPQRAAYEAFMRVKKTEAKDAFLEELIVRRELADNFCYYNTKYDSFEGFKDWGKLTLNTHRNDEREFVYSLTEFEEAKTHEDLWNAAQMEMVKKGKMHGYMRMYWAKKILEWSESPEEAMRIAVYLNDKYSLDGRDPNGYTGIAWSIGGIHDRAWTERAVYGKIRYMNYNGCKRKFDTAEYVKRWLSI from the coding sequence ATGCAAAAACAGATAGTAGTCGATGAGAGGAGAATAAGACTTCTGCAGGAGGGGACGAACAGAAACGGGGTGGTGGTTTACTGGATGAGTCGTGACCAAAGGGCGGATGACAACTGGGCTCTTCTTTTTGCACTTCAGACGGCAAACAGACGGCAAATGCCCCTCATGGTGGTTTTTACTCTTGTACCAAATTTCCTTGAGGCAACAGAGAGACAGTATAACTTCATGATCAAGGGGCTGATGGAAGTGGAGAGAGTTCTAAGGAATCATCTGATTCCATTTAAAGTACTCCTTGGATCCCCTGAGACAACACTTCCGCAGTTTTTGAAGGAAATCAGGGCTTCGGCTCTCATCTGTGATTTCGACCCGCTGAAGATCAAAAGAATCTGGAAAAGGGATGTTGCCAAACAGATCAATATTCCTTTCTATGAGGTTGATGCACATAATGTTGTTCCTGTCCTCAATGTCAGCAACAAGGAGGAATTTGGTGCATACACCTTGCGACCTAAAATTCACAGACTTCTTCCCGAACTTTTGACCGATTTTCCGGTACTTTTCGAACCTGTCGTCAAGGAGAGTTATCCCGAAAGAGTCGATTGGGATTCTGTGAATTCATCTCTCGTGATCAACAGGGGGGTGAAAGAGTCGGAACATTTTCACCCCGGTTCAGGATCAGCCACGAAGGCATTACAGAACTTTCTGATCAGGAAGATAGAATTTTATGATGACAAAAGAAACGATCCAACGGAAGATTATCAGTCGGACCTTTCACCATATTTTCATTTCGGAAAACTTGCTCCTCAAAGGGCAGCTTACGAGGCTTTTATGAGGGTAAAGAAAACAGAAGCAAAAGATGCATTTCTTGAAGAATTGATTGTAAGAAGAGAACTGGCGGATAATTTTTGCTACTACAACACGAAGTATGATTCCTTCGAGGGATTTAAGGACTGGGGAAAGCTTACCCTGAACACCCACCGGAACGATGAGAGGGAGTTTGTATATTCACTAACAGAATTTGAGGAAGCGAAAACACACGAAGACCTGTGGAATGCAGCTCAAATGGAGATGGTAAAAAAAGGGAAAATGCACGGATACATGCGGATGTACTGGGCAAAAAAGATTCTCGAATGGAGTGAAAGTCCTGAGGAAGCCATGAGAATAGCCGTGTATCTTAACGACAAATATTCACTTGATGGCAGAGACCCCAACGGTTATACAGGCATTGCATGGTCTATCGGTGGAATTCATGACCGCGCATGGACTGAACGAGCTGTCTACGGGAAGATCAGATACATGAACTACAATGGATGTAAAAGGAAGTTTGATACGGCAGAGTATGTTAAACGATGGCTGAGTATTTGA
- a CDS encoding MFS transporter, with protein MKKTISRQVVILGMVSLFTDIASEMLYPVTPIFLTATLGASMALVGVIEGIAEVIAGFLKGYFGMLSDRLRKRSIFVTIGYSLSAVAKPLPGLIPGIGTVIGSRIADRIGKGIRTAPRDALLASHSDGNSGAVFGFHRGMDTLGAALGPVVALVLLYFYPENYTLVFLVAFIPSVFAVVSTLLVKDRFVEGKSKPKSNYLAFLKNAGTQYKFLLAIVVLFSFVNSSDVFLILKTQKESNSELLAIIGYIFYNLVYASFSYPAGIISDKLGKRKVFATGLFLFAIVYSGFAFLSNIYVIFGLFTLYGIYAATTEGIVKAWVSDLVPDESRGSAIGLLTMLQSFAVMAGSVTTGVLWDAFGSKFPFLISGGVAGVLCLVVLLMKEQMHRKHELPV; from the coding sequence ATGAAGAAAACAATTTCGCGGCAGGTGGTGATACTTGGGATGGTGAGTCTTTTCACTGATATTGCGAGTGAGATGCTGTATCCCGTAACACCGATTTTTTTGACTGCAACTCTCGGTGCCTCGATGGCCTTGGTTGGTGTTATCGAGGGGATTGCGGAGGTGATTGCCGGATTCCTTAAGGGATATTTCGGGATGCTATCCGACAGGCTACGGAAAAGATCAATCTTTGTGACTATAGGATATTCATTGTCGGCAGTTGCAAAACCGCTACCCGGTTTGATTCCCGGTATCGGGACTGTGATTGGTTCGCGAATTGCTGACAGAATCGGGAAAGGGATCAGAACTGCTCCCCGTGATGCACTTCTTGCAAGTCATTCCGATGGGAATTCGGGGGCTGTTTTTGGTTTTCATCGCGGAATGGATACTCTCGGAGCGGCATTGGGACCTGTTGTTGCACTGGTTCTCCTCTATTTTTATCCCGAAAACTACACACTTGTCTTTTTGGTGGCGTTTATTCCGTCCGTTTTTGCGGTTGTTTCCACACTGCTGGTTAAAGACAGGTTTGTTGAGGGGAAATCGAAACCAAAATCAAACTACCTTGCTTTTCTGAAGAATGCGGGTACACAATACAAATTTCTTTTGGCAATTGTTGTTCTTTTTTCCTTTGTAAACAGCAGTGATGTCTTTCTTATTCTAAAGACTCAAAAAGAGTCAAATTCAGAACTGCTGGCAATAATTGGCTACATTTTCTACAATCTGGTCTATGCATCATTTTCCTATCCCGCAGGAATAATTTCCGATAAACTTGGTAAGAGAAAGGTTTTTGCAACAGGACTGTTTCTGTTTGCGATCGTTTATTCGGGATTTGCGTTTCTTTCCAATATTTATGTGATTTTTGGACTTTTTACCCTTTATGGAATATACGCCGCAACCACAGAGGGGATAGTAAAAGCATGGGTTTCTGATCTCGTTCCTGATGAGTCGAGGGGATCTGCGATCGGGTTGCTGACGATGTTGCAGAGTTTTGCTGTGATGGCGGGCTCCGTAACCACAGGAGTTCTCTGGGATGCCTTTGGGTCAAAATTCCCGTTTTTGATTTCGGGAGGTGTTGCCGGGGTGCTCTGTCTGGTTGTACTTCTCATGAAGGAGCAGATGCATCGTAAACATGAATTACCTGTGTAG